The sequence AACCGCTATTATTTCAGGTGATTGAAGAATTGTATTTAATATGTCTTCCATAGGTATATCTCTCAAACTTGAATACGGTATTATTatgattctaaatcttagcatgttattatATATGATTAACATTGCATTCTCATCAACTCGTCAGTAGAACTAAAATACATTATGTACTCATTGCTAGAGGATGATGGAAACTACTGGTAATTAGGGATTGCAACTTATTGGTTATGTATTTCTACACATTGGAAGCATCCTGAATACTTTCTTCGTATTCTAGTCATGTGCTATTAGTGCCCGTCTGCTAGTTTCATTAGCAGATGGAGGACTATAAGAGCTGTAGCGTTCTAACTTCTAGTGTTTATGTTTGTAATCTGACCTTGCTGATGGATGTTCACTAGTTTATTATCAGGCCGCCGTCGAAAAAAAACCCTAAGTTTGCTTCATCACAGTTTTATACCGCCAACATATTCCCAAAggctaaagaagaagaaaataatggcTTTACAGCTCGTTTGCTGATAGTAGGCTGGTCTGTTCTAATTTTCATCTTGTTTTGCTTTCTGGTATTCTCTGGTCCAGCTTGTACAACATGCATTCCTATCTATCAGCCTGTCATATATAATTCTAATTCACTCGTGACATTCTGTTAAATTCTTGGTGGCACCTTCACATTTACCCGTACCATTTCTCAGGCAAAATAATGTTCCACCGGAAATTAACGGGCTTAGGTGCTCTTCTTTTCAAGAGTTTAGCCAGAAGACTGTGATCTGAATTTTAGTTGCATGTGCCAGAGTTTTGGAAGGTGCTTTATCCTTTACTTTGTTCCCTTCGGCAAAACCATCTCGGATTTAACTTGTtgctcctctttttcttctctagATCATCTTACGATACCACTTCTTGCCATTTggacaagatgattaattacaGAGAAATTATTATTACCTAAGACCTTACCTAAAATGgcatattatttgggttctttgatcatgtataagtacccaagatctacccagcaaataatcgATGTGAGATTAAATATGTGCCCGCACGGATTTTTACATACTCTATTCATTTAAGTTCTAACATCCTTATCGGGCTAAGGgtttaaatctattcaaatctaatcataaacaccaCGATCTATTCATGATCAGCCTTAATAAATTCATGCTGCAATgttctttaatccatataagttATGAGCTAGGTCTGCTtggatactatttgtaacaacttatGACTGTACGAGTCTTCACAGCGTGCTCCAATATAGTTATGCATACAGCTAATCATGGATGCTGGCTCTCATGATGGTGCATCAAGATGCACGGcgtttgatgaatgaaacctACAGGAACTCGGACCTTTGAAAGATAAGTTGGTGGATATAGGACACGAAATAGGAATTAgtgctatcaaaaaaaaaaatctcgaaaaaaaaaacacaccacCTAAACACTTAACAAGTGCCCGTGGATATCCGATTATGTTTCCAAACCCAACCCGGTCCTCTTTCTTGCTTCGGGTTCGGGTTTCTGATGAACAGACGGCCGAGACATAAACCGTGAATTCTGATGGCGCGCACAGCACCGTCCGATTGACGCGATATTTTTAATGCCGGAAGTTTAGTTGCAGAACCGGAGGAGAAGCAAGCGGTTTCGCGATCTCCCGATTCTTCGGTTGTCACTCGATTTTTAGGGATATTATGGCGCAGCCGCTCCCCTCCGACGACAAGGCTGAAGAGCTTCCCGGTGAGCCCGGTCGATCCAATATTATTCCTTCTCCCCTCCGACATGGCTTCATCTTAGACTTAAACGAGGCTCTTCTAAATcctcttcataaaaaaaaaaaagattgccaAGGATTTTTGCTGTATACATCATCCAGCGCTTATATTTTTGAACcttaatttcttttgaaatcaGCCAAAATAGAAGTGTTATCGAAAGCTGAGAGAAGAAAAATTCATCGGGCAGTTTATTTTAGACAAATCTTTTTTCCCAAACTCTTGGAATCTTTGATACTTCTGATGTTCAGTATTGAAATCTTGTAAGGAAGTTGAAAATTTTCTACTTTTGATAGATAACGTCTAGATCATCGATTGGTAGTTATGTTTGCTGTTACGTCTGATAATAACTTATGTATGAGTCATGACTATATGCTTAGTCTCTGGATTTGTTTCATATGGGTGTTGCCCATTTTTGTTCTCGGTTCTGTGAAATGTTCATGTTCCAGGCATTTCTCAACAAAGAGTTCTAATACCAAACAAACATGGAGAGAAGCTTGTTGGGGTACTACATGAAACTGGTTCTAAGAAGCTTGCGATCTTGTGCCATGGATTCCGTGCTTCAAAGGTAGGTTGCTGTAATATGAGTAGTAAATTTAAGATGTCTCGACTGCGATTTGAATTTAAACTTTTCTTATCACATGACATTAGCAGTCGTTCAACTGATAAATTAAAGATAAATTATTGGGTATCTTGGAATTAATTGTTCGATTGCAAAAGTATTTGCTTAAATTGTTTAACGTTTGATggaaaattttaataaatttgaCATCTAATTGCCTGTTTTATTATTTAAGAATTTCTCTAGCAATTAGGAACGCATTGTTTGGACTTTTTTTACTCCTTCCATGTAAAGAATGCCACAGTTGTCTGTACTCCTTAAATTCATACGGAAAGTTAGATATTTTTTATTGAATTATGACTTTGGGTATCTCCTTTTTGGTTATCTTACAGTGGTAAAAATGCTGCTATTTTCAGGATGATCAAACTTTACTTAACCTTACTGCAGCATTAACAAGTCAAGGGATCAGCGTCTTTCGCTTTGATTTTGCTGGAAATGGGTAAGCTGCTTGCAGGAAAGGCTGGAAAGTCATGCCTCTTCAAGGCATAGTTGAACTATTTTTCTATAATTTACACTTTTGTCTCGCATTTTTCTCAGGACATGacttaaattattatttattagaaATATTGCAAAAGAAATTGCAGAAAAAAATTCAGCAGAAATACTTGATCTGATGGCCTGTTCAGCTCGAAGTGTTTTCGTGATAATATTTGTAGAGTGGCAAGGAGAAATGAATTAATGTGTTCACTTGATAGTACCACTTTGTAACATGCTAGCACCACATCCATGTTGAATTATATTATTACACTTCTGACACTATGTACTTTAACTCAGTATCTTGTTTACCGGTCATGAGTTCCAAcactaaaggaaaaaaaaacatacattACATGGTATATATTCTTTCGAATTCAGATCTTGCAATGTTTTGCCTTTTCACCCTACATGCTGTGAACTGAGTAGTCAACTATTGTGCATCTGTTTTATTTTCAGAACCtcctttttttatcaaaatgatCATACAGTGTTATTTATGGCAGAAATTATTACATACAGGTAGATCTTGGTTGAAAATGAAAATTATTCAACTAAGGATGTGTTTCAGTAACAGATTAGGGATAACCTTTACCATATTGAAAACTGAACAATGATATATAGTGTTTGTAATATTCTgcagattttctttttcttgctcttaACATTTCTGGATTAGATGGCGTATGGTCATTCTCTTTGGTAACAGCTACACTGAGGCCTCCAAGTTAATTAGTTTAGCTCAATTAGTTTGTCATGCATGAAATCTTAccactttttttttcataaaaaaaaaaatcttagcacTTTAGAAGAAAATCTACATAATATCTTGCCATTTATTTAGCATTTTCGTTTTCTACTCTTCAGGAaaaaaatggccactaattttgTTCTTTAATCCATTCCAGACACAGCAAAAATTAAATTGAATGGAGGTTTTCCAGATCATTTTAATGATGATGTATTCTTCTGGTTCAAATGAGGTGTAGCCTTTGATTGATCTTGAGTTtttttgtgaatatatctgtTCTTTCATATGCAGCTTTACACATTTCTGTGTTAGCATGTTCTGCTTTTTCCCCATATAGTGTAACTCTCAATGTTACCATGTTTACTAGCTAGCTTAAGCATAAACATGAATAACAAGCTCTATTTCAAATATTTGGCATTGCACTTTTACATCCTATCTCGTAGGATGTAATATTCCATGCTGATGATATCTTTTACCATCAGATTTGTTTACCATATCAAATGGATTGAAATGTCATTCACCAGAATAAATAACCACACAAATAGTTCTGTGTTGATTTAGTAACATGCTGACGACTATTCAATTTCCAGGGAAAGTGAGGGTGTTTTCGAGTATGGCAACTATAGAAGAGAGGCTGATGACTTGCATGCTGTAGTCTTATATTGGTCTAAACAAAAATATGAAGTAAATGCTATTATTGGGCACAGTAAAGGTAGGCAATCTCCTTGGCATATATTGGCCTTTACGTTCATATTTTCATGGCAACCAAACTTATGCTAGAACGTGGTCGTGTTCCAATTGACATTAATCTTCAGATATCCACTCCCATGTAGCAGTCCTCATCATACTGCATTCACTGTCAGACATGATGAAAAAATTGAAAACTATAACCTCCtagcatagattttcatttttcttttgtgtcaacaAACTTATGCTTGAACCTGGTGGTGTTCCAATAAACTCTAAGCCTACAGATTATATTCCCATATAGCAGTCTTATAACACTACATTCACTGTGAGACATGATGAAATCTATAATCTCCTGTGCAAGCTGATGATCTTTCAAGTTGTGTATGGCATAGAGGAAAAATTAATGCATATGTTTTTATGTGAAGCATTTACTTAAAATGGGTCTTACTGGAGGAAATGTGGTGCTTTTAAATGCTTCCAGCGAAAGGATCTAGAGTGCATATGATACCAAAAcattttaatgcctctttgttTATGTGAAGCATTTACTCACTAAAAAATGGTTCTTACAGGAGGAAATGTGGTGCTTTTATATGCTTCCATGTATCATGATGTCCCTATAGTCATCAATCTTTCTGGTCGCTTTGCCTTAGATAGAGGCATCGAAGGCCGCTTAGGCAAAGAGTTCATGCAGAGAATCAAGAAAGATGGCTTTATTGATGTGAAGGACAAAACAGGTATACATCTATCACAATAAAATGGAGCTTGAACTAGGTTTTGCTATTACAGATATCATTTGTAACTTTGTCAGAAGCTTTCCAGTTTCGATCATTTTGTGGCTCTGACTGGTGGTAATTCTATCTTATTTTCTGGATGGTTTATATACCTCACCATGCTTCTGTAACATGATTATTTAAGATGATAACAAGAAACATTTGCGATGCATAAGATTTCCAATAAACGTGGATCTTTAATTTCAAAATAAGGATTTAAGTCATGATATATAAACAAATAATACTAAAAATGATTGTACAATATGTATATGCAAGGTTCACCAAACCAGTATCAGGACCCGTACTGGTCGGCGGGTGGGTCGGTACAGTAGCATTTGGTATCGCACCGACACACGGTACGTTTGGGCTTGCCGGTTTCAAACCGGCAcccttttttttgagtttttcaagtttaattaattggtaatcaatttttttcaactttttaagtctaatttgattttttttttatgttcctATGATCCcggtttaacctaaatgatgaattttattgttttaaagtggtacaaaatataaaatgattagtggAATGTTGCATGCTACAAGAAGCAATATGAAATATCTTAAAATCAACCAGTGAGGTgaaagatataaaataatagaatcaattacatatatttaaagtacaacatgcATACTAATATCTCAAATCTCGTGGAATGACGATGCCTCTCATAGATATTCGGATTATTAGCATAGTCAGGAGACACATCAGCCCACCCCTTTAACCAAACGATATTATAGTCTTATAtgttcatcccataaggaacGCGCTCTgggttataagcactctcggatctctTGCTAAAGCTTTAGCTCTGAGAGATGTCCTCAATCTGATAAAACGGTTGTGAAGAGGCCCATATGAATAATCCAACAACAAAATTCTACTTGTAAGATGCTCTGAGCTGCATAAGGTAGTAGCGATTGGAAGATGCCTCAGACGCACCATATTCATATCCGTATCCGTATTAGTCATATGTTGTCTGTGGCTGCAGGTAATAAGATGCAATATACGACTCAAAACTTGATACGTCTATGGATTCTACTCTACGTACGAGGTTATCTGCAACTGTATCGTGTCCTCCTGAATGACCTCAAGGAGCCTGTCTTCTATATACAATCATATCCTCGTGGGCTCTACTAGATCATGTATCATGATTCCTATCCTGTATAGCATGCATAAACTGAGACTTACCAGTGAATTGAAGACCAGCTTGCGGCTGTCTCATGAACGATGGTATTATATCCTCTACTTTTTTTCTGGCCAGCAGATCTATGATCACCAGAACTGTTACTCCTGGACTCTAAATTTGAGTGAACAGGCTCCTCCACACTCTTCATGGAGGCTGCAaatgccttttatttttttttgatgtgccGAGCAGCTTTCTGCTTATCCTTCGTGCCACTTGCTGCCTGCTTACCGGCTTACCCTTCATGCCACTCTCTAGCTGCTTATCTTTTGTGCCCCTCTTTGCCTGGCTATGTTGGGAGGATGTGTCATCCTCCTGACCGAGTCGATAGGGTAGCATAGTGGCTTCGTCTAAGCATCTCTCGATCGAGATAGGATGTCTCCAACAAGGAGTTATGTTGTGATCGGCTTCTCAGTAACCCCTATGGCTGTGGCTGATCAGCTAGAtcgaaaaattaattttagctCAAATCCATATGGAACCCAATAATGGAtattacatatatttttctaggcTTGTAGGCATGCATCAAAGGTTActtatttctcattttttttcaaatttaggcaTAGGCCACTGTGCTTATGATCACATCAAAACTTAAATAAATGGACACTAAATTTTGCTGGAGAGTAGCTTGTATGCTCCTAAATACACTTCTGATTTTAcagtttttttaatttaatttttttattttttttattttttaatccaaaaatgtattttaaaattttaaaaattatgtgtaatgcaagaattaaattttggcaggatctttctttattttgcaaatttcgaGCTGTTTTttgaagccaaaaaaaaatagaaggaataGGATAGAAAAGATGAAGCATATCTTATTTAGGCTTGGATCTTTTTCAATCGCGCTGAATCGGTATGATTTTGCAAATTGGGAAGAAAGGGGATTTGGTAGACATTTAAAGTTACAGAGAAGAAATGTTGGGAAGGCCCCAGGCCTTCCTTGGGGCCTTCCCAACATCTTCTtttaacaaaagaagaaaaaggggagaGGCTCGGTTCCGAACCAGGTCGACTCAATATGAACCGAATGGTTCGCACCAAGTTCGAACTAAACCGACTGGTTCGTGGCCGGTTCGGTCTGATTTCGGCCGGTTCGGAACCCGTTCCGGCCGGTTTGGGGCCAGTCCCGATTTTAATACTCGAACTGACCGATTCTCTATTGGGTTGGCTCGGTACAGGCCGAACCAGGTGGTTTGGTCCGGTTCAGTCAGCCCTGTGTATATGTGATACAGTTTGTTATAAAGCAAATATAAACTGATGCAATGGTAGGGCAAGCATTTGCGAGTTTACATCTATGAGACATCCATACCCTACCAGCCAAAATGTATTCATGTTTTCTTGGATTCCATGAGTTAAGGGACTTTGATAAGAGTCATGAGAGTTGAATTCGAGATGCAACTTTGTTTTGGATATGAACTAATGTTGAAGTAGGATCCAGTTAGCCAGCCCTCAATTGGTCGCCTAAGTGAGCCTGTTGTTAATGCTTATTTTACAAAAGAAAACATAATGCTAAAAGAGGTCCcattctcttttccttttgtgTGAATAAAATAGGGTTCATTTCAAATCCCAAAAAACAGAGCGTGTCTTGggttgggggtggggggggtgggAGTGGCCTCGATATCTAAACCTATACATGTGCAAATCATTGTGCATCATATTTGCCAGGTTTGCCTCATAGCTCTTGTGCACGTGTTGATATGGAGAGCATCGATCTTCTAAATGGAGAGAGGCACATGTTATTTACTTGGAGGATGGCTATATCATCCATGTGATACTCGTAATAGGAGGAAACAAGATTAACTTACGCATGTTAATCTGATAATGTGGAGCATAATGAAGCCTCAATTATGCCGTTGAACATTGGCATCCATGATGTAGGTTCTCCCAAAATTATGTAATGGGAAAGTTGTCAAAGGAATTTCTGAGTGTGAGGGATGATGCCTTTTTTGGAAATCATCGTACcaacttttttttcttgctgtttagttatatataattatttttcccTTTATCTCACTTTGTTTCTTCTGTTCTGCTTCTTTCATTAATCATTTATCACACCTTatgcacaaaaatataataattatttttcttttggtaccaAATGGTTAATATTTGTTTTGTTGCAGGAAAGGTCGGGTTTCGG is a genomic window of Phoenix dactylifera cultivar Barhee BC4 chromosome 4, palm_55x_up_171113_PBpolish2nd_filt_p, whole genome shotgun sequence containing:
- the LOC103712834 gene encoding putative uncharacterized protein YDL057W produces the protein MAQPLPSDDKAEELPGISQQRVLIPNKHGEKLVGVLHETGSKKLAILCHGFRASKDDQTLLNLTAALTSQGISVFRFDFAGNGESEGVFEYGNYRREADDLHAVVLYWSKQKYEVNAIIGHSKGGNVVLLYASMYHDVPIVINLSGRFALDRGIEGRLGKEFMQRIKKDGFIDVKDKTGKVGFRVTEDSLMDRLSTDMHAASISIDKACRVLTVHGSEDEIVPAEDALEFAKLIPNHKLRIIEGANHCYTAHQEVLASVVLDFLKSDQVEDASAAGDI